Proteins co-encoded in one Nonlabens agnitus genomic window:
- a CDS encoding TonB-dependent receptor has translation MKTNTSIHKIAFLLAFFVCLVGFSQSKITGKITDASGTPLLNVNVVLQNTTKGAITDFDGNYTITNVEDGDYIVVASSIGYTKVEKSLSIIGVDRVLNFELAEDAASLDAIVVTGVANPKSKLESSVSITTLTPTVIEQSAPRTTAEIFRTIPGIRAESSGGEGNSNIAVRGVPVSSGGSKYVQIQEDGLPVLLFGDMSFATADIFTRYDSNIARIEAIRGGSASTLSSNSPGAIINLISKTGRVEGGSLGTTFGADYNSFRTDFEYGAPIADGLYFHMGGFYRVGEGIRDAGYTANNGGQFKFNITKEFEKGYVRLYAKHLNDKAIAYLPNPIAVSGTNADPDFNDIAGFDANGQTLHTPFLRQNVGLGDSGELRRSDVANGMNPISSSVGVEASFDLVDGWRFDNRGRFSFNKGGFNSPFPASVLTANDFLAGDFATSRDYANLTFANDGSPVPGNTILAPTVLFDTQLNNFNNFMNDARLSKSFDNIDITLGYFKSYQNVSMSWLWNSYLLEASGDRARLINATAANGDARSENGLIGYGATLFGNCCQRNYDTDYNVSAPYVDVSIEANENLNFNASARFDKGRVDGTFAGPVQTTYDVNNDGEISFIEQSVSAIDVANPTTVDYDYDYFSYSLGANLKLSESQAVFGRYSRGASAKADRILFAGLNYLDGDAINALDFINQAEVGYKQGFENGALYATAFYAKTTEEGGFEATSQQIIENDYKSIGIELEGTYRFDNLNLRGGVTYTNAEIDSGDNAGNTPRRQPDFIYNFLPSYSFGAESQNNVGLSFIGQSKAFAQDSNQLVLPAFLIVSGNVNFQIANNLTANLSANNIFDTLGITESEEGAITEGQTNFIRVRPVPGRSISLGLGYRF, from the coding sequence ATGAAAACAAATACTTCAATTCATAAGATTGCCTTTCTACTGGCATTCTTTGTTTGTCTAGTAGGTTTCTCACAGTCCAAGATCACTGGGAAAATCACAGACGCGAGCGGTACGCCATTACTTAATGTCAATGTTGTACTACAAAACACTACAAAAGGAGCTATTACAGATTTTGATGGGAACTACACCATTACTAATGTAGAAGACGGCGATTACATTGTTGTTGCCAGCTCCATAGGTTACACCAAAGTAGAAAAGTCCTTAAGCATTATAGGTGTTGACCGTGTGCTCAACTTTGAACTTGCCGAAGATGCTGCTTCCCTAGACGCCATCGTCGTTACTGGTGTGGCAAACCCAAAGTCAAAATTAGAATCATCTGTATCGATCACTACCCTAACGCCTACAGTGATAGAACAATCTGCACCTAGAACAACAGCAGAGATCTTCAGAACCATTCCAGGAATACGCGCAGAATCCTCTGGTGGAGAAGGTAATTCCAACATTGCTGTTCGTGGTGTGCCGGTTTCTTCTGGTGGATCAAAGTATGTACAGATTCAGGAAGATGGTTTACCGGTGCTGCTTTTTGGGGATATGTCTTTTGCAACTGCAGATATTTTTACCAGATACGATTCCAACATCGCTAGAATTGAAGCCATACGTGGTGGATCTGCATCAACACTTTCTTCAAATTCTCCTGGTGCCATCATCAACTTGATTAGCAAAACAGGTCGTGTAGAAGGTGGATCTCTAGGGACAACCTTTGGAGCAGATTACAATAGTTTTAGAACTGATTTTGAGTACGGCGCTCCTATCGCCGACGGACTGTATTTTCACATGGGTGGTTTCTACCGTGTGGGTGAAGGCATACGAGATGCTGGTTATACGGCTAACAATGGCGGTCAGTTTAAGTTTAATATCACTAAAGAATTTGAAAAAGGATACGTAAGACTATATGCTAAACACCTAAACGACAAGGCTATTGCTTACTTGCCTAACCCTATTGCTGTTTCTGGAACAAACGCCGATCCTGATTTTAATGACATCGCAGGATTTGATGCTAATGGTCAAACATTACACACACCATTCTTACGTCAAAATGTAGGTCTAGGCGACAGTGGAGAATTGAGAAGATCTGATGTGGCAAACGGTATGAATCCTATTTCAAGCTCAGTAGGTGTTGAGGCTTCCTTTGATCTGGTAGACGGTTGGAGATTTGATAATCGCGGCAGATTTTCCTTCAATAAAGGTGGATTCAACTCACCATTTCCAGCGAGCGTCTTGACGGCCAACGATTTTCTTGCCGGTGATTTTGCTACCTCACGTGACTATGCAAACTTGACTTTTGCAAACGACGGCAGCCCAGTTCCTGGCAACACCATTCTTGCTCCAACGGTATTGTTTGATACACAGCTCAATAACTTCAACAACTTTATGAATGATGCGAGGTTGTCCAAATCATTTGACAATATCGATATCACCTTGGGATACTTCAAATCCTATCAAAATGTAAGCATGTCCTGGTTGTGGAACTCCTATTTGCTGGAAGCATCTGGTGACCGTGCTCGTTTGATCAACGCTACAGCGGCTAATGGCGACGCTCGCAGTGAAAACGGACTTATTGGCTATGGCGCTACCCTATTCGGTAACTGTTGCCAGCGCAACTACGACACTGATTATAATGTGAGTGCTCCTTATGTGGACGTTTCCATCGAGGCCAATGAAAATCTCAACTTCAATGCAAGTGCTCGTTTTGATAAAGGTCGTGTAGATGGAACTTTTGCAGGACCAGTTCAAACCACTTATGACGTGAACAATGACGGTGAAATTTCGTTTATCGAGCAGTCTGTTTCTGCTATTGACGTGGCAAACCCTACCACTGTAGATTATGACTATGACTATTTCTCTTATTCCTTAGGTGCTAACTTGAAGTTGTCAGAGTCTCAAGCTGTGTTTGGAAGATATTCTAGAGGCGCTTCCGCGAAAGCTGACAGAATACTCTTTGCGGGACTCAATTATCTAGATGGTGATGCGATCAACGCATTGGACTTTATCAACCAAGCAGAAGTAGGTTACAAACAAGGATTTGAAAACGGTGCATTGTACGCAACTGCTTTCTATGCAAAAACAACAGAAGAAGGTGGTTTTGAAGCAACCTCACAGCAAATTATCGAGAACGATTATAAGTCCATAGGTATTGAACTAGAAGGTACCTACAGATTTGACAACCTCAACCTGCGTGGTGGTGTAACCTACACCAATGCCGAAATTGACTCTGGTGACAATGCAGGAAACACTCCTAGAAGACAGCCAGACTTTATCTATAACTTCTTGCCATCCTACAGCTTTGGTGCTGAGTCACAAAATAATGTAGGTCTAAGTTTTATAGGACAGTCTAAGGCTTTTGCACAAGACAGCAATCAGTTGGTATTACCTGCATTCTTAATTGTTAGTGGTAACGTGAACTTCCAGATCGCAAACAACTTGACGGCAAACCTATCTGCCAACAACATCTTTGACACCTTAGGGATCACAGAGTCTGAAGAAGGCGCAATTACTGAAGGTCAAACCAATTTCATTAGAGTACGTCCAGTACCTGGAAGATCCATTTCATTAGGATTAGGATACCGATTCTAA
- a CDS encoding putative DNA modification/repair radical SAM protein → MNYERIKEKLEILADAAKYDVSCSSSGSKRQNKNKGLGDSSGMGICHSYTEDGRCVSLLKILLTNVCIFDCAYCVTRKSNDIKRAAFTVQEVVDLTINFYRRNYIEGLFLSSGIFKSPDATMERLIRVAKKLRLEENFNGYIHLKSIPGASDELMQEAGLYADRLSVNIEIPTKAGLKLLAPDKDHKDFIQPMKAVQNSIQIYKSEKKIIKSTPVYAPAGQSTQMIVGATGESDRDVMYSANYFYNKFQMKRVYYSGYVPVADDSRLPALGTEVPMMRENRLYQTDWLLRFYGFDVREILNDQHQNLDMDIDPKLSWALRNLDQFPVDINKAEKRMLARIPGVGLKSVGKILSARRYRKLNWEHLKAIGISMNRSKYFITCNSREFETRDLTGIQIKNQILLSGSSKYSKNFTNQLSLFS, encoded by the coding sequence ATGAATTACGAGAGAATAAAGGAAAAACTGGAGATACTGGCAGATGCTGCAAAGTATGACGTGAGTTGCAGCAGTAGCGGCAGCAAACGACAGAACAAAAACAAAGGACTGGGCGATTCCAGCGGTATGGGAATTTGCCATAGCTATACTGAAGATGGTCGTTGTGTATCACTGCTCAAGATTCTATTGACTAACGTTTGCATCTTTGACTGCGCCTACTGCGTGACCCGTAAATCAAACGATATAAAACGTGCTGCATTTACCGTTCAAGAAGTGGTAGATCTTACCATCAATTTTTACAGACGCAATTACATTGAAGGCCTTTTCTTGAGCTCTGGAATCTTCAAGAGTCCAGACGCCACCATGGAACGGTTGATACGTGTGGCAAAAAAACTGCGCCTGGAAGAAAACTTCAACGGCTACATTCACCTCAAGTCCATACCTGGCGCGAGCGATGAGCTGATGCAGGAAGCAGGATTGTATGCAGATAGGCTATCAGTCAATATTGAGATCCCAACAAAAGCTGGCTTGAAATTACTGGCGCCAGATAAGGACCACAAGGATTTTATACAGCCCATGAAAGCAGTTCAAAACTCGATCCAGATTTATAAGTCAGAAAAAAAGATCATCAAGAGCACGCCAGTTTATGCACCTGCTGGGCAAAGTACCCAAATGATCGTGGGCGCCACTGGTGAGAGCGATCGCGATGTTATGTACAGCGCCAACTATTTTTATAACAAGTTCCAGATGAAGCGCGTCTATTATTCTGGTTACGTGCCGGTAGCAGATGACTCCAGATTGCCTGCCCTAGGAACTGAAGTTCCCATGATGCGTGAGAACCGACTCTATCAAACGGACTGGCTATTGCGGTTTTACGGTTTTGACGTGCGGGAAATCCTGAACGACCAGCACCAGAATCTAGACATGGATATTGATCCTAAACTTTCGTGGGCACTACGCAACCTTGATCAATTCCCTGTAGACATCAACAAGGCAGAAAAGAGAATGCTCGCTCGCATTCCTGGAGTTGGATTAAAATCAGTAGGCAAAATATTGAGTGCACGTCGTTATAGAAAACTCAACTGGGAACACTTAAAAGCCATTGGGATCTCCATGAACCGTAGCAAGTATTTCATCACGTGCAATTCAAGGGAGTTTGAGACGCGAGACCTTACGGGCATACAAATAAAGAACCAGATCCTATTGTCAGGCAGTAGCAAGTACAGCAAGAACTTCACCAATCAATTAAGCCTATTTTCATGA
- a CDS encoding SOS response-associated peptidase, translating to MCGRASVITPAALLEQRFNAAFAKAEQLSENVNISAGNKIPVITSARPNHIQMFTLGFTPHWAHKQTYMINARAEGSYNPNNDPNYDGPAGIFQKPMFRHAIKSQRCLVLVDAFIEGPKLEKLNKPHLVYPNKDRGPFALAGIYDVWQHPLTGEQHHTVAIVTTAANRLTQRIGHHRAPVVLTRKQEEEWLDKDLSMARLTSIMKPFDDKGFNAYPISQKIKNPEQNGLELLKPIGEKLFKDYDRSLYERLKYVEEKPFTIREERLVAGDQFVLF from the coding sequence ATGTGTGGAAGAGCATCAGTTATAACACCAGCAGCATTGTTGGAGCAGCGTTTTAATGCCGCTTTCGCGAAAGCGGAACAACTATCAGAAAATGTGAACATAAGTGCCGGCAATAAAATACCGGTGATCACCAGTGCAAGACCCAACCATATACAGATGTTTACCTTAGGTTTTACGCCACACTGGGCACACAAGCAAACCTACATGATCAATGCCAGGGCAGAAGGAAGTTACAACCCTAACAACGACCCTAATTATGATGGACCGGCAGGCATCTTTCAGAAGCCTATGTTTAGACACGCCATCAAATCACAACGATGCCTTGTACTTGTAGATGCTTTCATTGAAGGTCCTAAACTGGAAAAACTCAACAAACCACATCTGGTTTATCCCAATAAAGATCGTGGGCCGTTTGCACTAGCTGGTATCTATGATGTATGGCAACATCCCTTAACTGGTGAGCAGCATCATACCGTTGCCATAGTGACCACGGCGGCTAACAGGCTTACACAACGTATAGGTCACCATCGTGCACCAGTGGTATTGACTAGAAAACAAGAAGAAGAATGGCTGGATAAGGATCTTTCCATGGCAAGATTGACAAGTATCATGAAGCCATTTGATGACAAAGGATTCAATGCCTACCCTATCTCGCAAAAGATCAAGAATCCAGAACAAAATGGATTGGAGCTCTTAAAGCCTATAGGCGAGAAACTCTTTAAGGATTATGACCGCAGTTTGTATGAGCGTTTGAAGTATGTGGAAGAAAAACCATTTACCATACGCGAGGAGCGACTCGTGGCTGGAGATCAATTTGTATTGTTTTAA
- the dinB gene encoding DNA polymerase IV encodes MADKNIMHIDLDTFYVSVERKMDARLKNKPLLVGGTSDRGVVAACSYETRGYGVHSGMSMKLARQLCPEAIVIRGNAGTYSKHSDEVTEIIKEQTPLFEKSSIDEFYADLTGIDKFHGCYKLASEVRSKIIKETGLPISFGLSINKVVSKIATGEAKPNNQLMIEHGHEKQFMAPLSIKKIPQVGDKTYQTLRHLGVRRIHTIQEMSEEMLINVLGKNGSLIWRRAQGVDNRPVIAFNERQSISTERTFDNDTIDVKKLKSILIAMTENLAYQLRRGDKLTACINVKIKYSDFNTYSKQMRIPFCSADHILIPKILDLFDKLYNRRILVRLIGIRFSHLVSGHYQINLFEDDESALNLYSALDKIREKYGDRMVVKAAGMEAKTIGRMVNPFNGLPPVVLAHRKQ; translated from the coding sequence ATGGCTGACAAGAATATCATGCATATTGATCTGGATACATTTTATGTTTCGGTAGAGCGTAAGATGGATGCACGGCTTAAAAACAAACCGCTTCTAGTAGGTGGTACCAGTGATCGTGGTGTGGTGGCAGCCTGTAGTTATGAGACGCGTGGTTATGGCGTCCATAGTGGTATGTCTATGAAACTCGCACGCCAGTTATGTCCAGAAGCCATTGTCATACGCGGTAATGCAGGTACCTATTCAAAACATTCTGACGAGGTGACTGAAATCATCAAAGAGCAAACACCGCTCTTTGAAAAATCCAGCATTGATGAGTTCTATGCAGACCTCACAGGAATAGACAAATTCCACGGCTGCTATAAACTAGCCAGTGAGGTGCGCAGCAAAATCATTAAAGAGACTGGTTTGCCCATATCTTTTGGACTGTCTATCAATAAAGTGGTTTCAAAAATTGCGACTGGTGAGGCAAAACCCAATAACCAGCTTATGATAGAGCACGGGCATGAAAAACAATTCATGGCACCATTATCCATCAAGAAAATACCGCAGGTAGGCGATAAAACCTATCAAACATTAAGGCATCTGGGCGTGAGAAGAATTCACACGATCCAGGAAATGTCAGAAGAGATGCTCATCAACGTACTGGGCAAAAACGGTAGTCTTATCTGGCGCAGAGCGCAAGGTGTCGATAATAGACCCGTGATTGCATTCAATGAGCGCCAGTCCATCAGTACAGAACGTACGTTTGACAATGACACCATAGACGTCAAAAAGCTCAAGTCCATATTGATTGCGATGACAGAAAACTTGGCGTATCAATTGCGCCGTGGTGATAAACTTACGGCATGCATTAATGTGAAAATCAAATACTCTGATTTCAATACCTATTCCAAACAAATGCGCATTCCCTTTTGCAGTGCAGACCACATATTGATTCCTAAAATATTGGACCTTTTTGACAAGCTGTACAACCGCAGAATTTTGGTGCGTCTTATTGGGATACGCTTCTCGCATCTTGTAAGCGGTCATTATCAAATCAACTTATTTGAAGATGACGAAAGTGCGTTGAATCTATATAGTGCCCTAGATAAAATCAGGGAAAAGTACGGCGACCGTATGGTTGTCAAAGCCGCTGGAATGGAAGCCAAAACCATAGGTAGAATGGTCAACCCATTCAACGGTTTGCCGCCAGTAGTTCTGGCGCATAGAAAACAGTAG
- a CDS encoding LacI family DNA-binding transcriptional regulator, protein MKPTTLKEIAEILGISITTVSKALKDYPDVSKKTKAMVKELAVTMNYRPNSFAVNLRTKESKTIGLIIPEIVHHFFSSVIKGIISQAEKKGYLVIILQSDESYVLEKKQMELLLNKNVDGLLISLANATADFDHLTNFMEQGKPLVLFDKVAKIVNCSKIIIDDRKAAETATQHLIDTGCKRIAHFRGPLLPQNSIDRFLGYRKALRDNHMEYDPSLVYICNDMSYEEGGNYAEQLVKEHPDVDGVFINTDMVAIGAITRLRDMGIDIPGQISIVGFSNWFMSSAISPSLTTIDQPGFEMGKVAFKRLYKEMQAVKSKKQLPPTIKVLDTALVKRESTRSVTV, encoded by the coding sequence ATGAAACCTACCACACTCAAAGAAATAGCAGAAATCCTAGGCATTTCCATCACTACGGTTTCTAAAGCTTTAAAGGATTATCCTGATGTAAGCAAGAAGACCAAAGCCATGGTTAAGGAACTCGCGGTCACCATGAATTACAGGCCTAATTCCTTTGCCGTGAATTTGCGTACCAAGGAATCCAAAACCATAGGTCTGATCATCCCTGAGATTGTCCATCATTTTTTCTCAAGTGTCATTAAAGGAATCATTAGCCAGGCAGAAAAGAAGGGCTATCTGGTCATTATTTTACAAAGCGATGAATCCTACGTCCTAGAGAAAAAGCAAATGGAGTTGCTGCTTAACAAAAATGTGGATGGACTTTTAATCTCTTTGGCAAATGCCACAGCAGACTTTGATCACTTGACCAATTTTATGGAACAAGGAAAACCTTTAGTGCTCTTTGATAAAGTGGCAAAGATTGTCAACTGCTCAAAAATCATCATTGATGATCGCAAGGCTGCAGAGACTGCCACACAGCATCTCATCGATACCGGTTGTAAACGCATTGCCCATTTTAGAGGGCCGTTGTTGCCTCAAAACTCTATCGACCGGTTCTTGGGATATCGCAAGGCACTGCGTGATAACCATATGGAGTACGACCCGTCTTTAGTCTATATATGCAACGACATGAGCTATGAAGAAGGTGGTAATTATGCAGAGCAGTTGGTCAAGGAACATCCAGATGTCGACGGTGTTTTTATCAATACAGATATGGTTGCCATAGGCGCCATCACCAGACTTAGAGATATGGGAATCGATATTCCTGGTCAAATATCCATTGTAGGTTTTAGTAACTGGTTCATGTCATCGGCGATTTCTCCATCGTTGACCACCATTGATCAGCCGGGTTTTGAGATGGGTAAAGTAGCGTTCAAACGTTTGTACAAAGAAATGCAGGCCGTCAAGTCAAAAAAGCAATTGCCGCCCACAATCAAAGTGCTGGATACCGCACTGGTAAAACGAGAATCGACTAGATCTGTTACTGTTTAG
- a CDS encoding DNA polymerase III subunit alpha, with protein MYLNNHTYYSMRYGTFDEEALIDLAIKSGLETIVLTDINNTSACLNFVRLLENKPQKPVIGIDFRNDHQQLYVGLAKNNAGFQELNDFLSPHLHGKTALPEVAPAFENCFVIYPLEKVVALRKTRFRESEFIGVSITSLRKLPFTDYLKYKDKLVILQPVTFRNKKDFNAHRLLRCIDLNILLSQLPTQQQGTEADKMIPVDELEALFSEYPFIIENTKKLLDQCSISFDYDKSQLNANQKTYHRDGTPEENSIADFKLLQQLAQEGIPLRYGASTPDIDARIEKEITTVVKKGFVAYFLINWRICQYAREQGYFYVGRGSGANSILAYLLQITEVDPIELDLYFERFINDYRTSPPDFDLDFSWDDREDMTRFIFEEFGKRANVALQGTYVTFQYRAVLRELGKVFGLPRADIDMLTSGSWNFALLDHMHQLVIRYSKYLMDMPNYTSIHAGGILITERPIHYYSATNLPPKGYPTVQFDMHIAEDAGIHKFDILAQRGLGKIRDAIQIIKNNQPDAVLADVRRDVKKFMKDESINAMISRAKCIGCFYIESPAMRMLLSKLATNDYIGLVAASSVIRPGVAQSGMMREFILRTRYPEKRAEAHPILQSIMPETYGIMVYQEDVIKVAHHYAKLDLGEADVLRRGMSGKYRSREEFQKVEEKFYKNCRKEGHDPAESQEIWNQIKSFAGYAFAKGHSASYAVESYQSLYLKRYFPLEYMTATLNNGGGFYKPELYVHEARMCGATIEAPCINNSDVANVIKGTSIYLGYSYINELEKKAMLSIVASRWRDGEFTSLDDFINRVAISIDQMSLLIRIDAFRFTGIDRYELLWQAHFKMDKTPKKALQKQLFVPKFRQAHIPKLTTTQQELAFEQIELLGFPLCSHFDLLVDEPRNNHTCKDLSRYLNNKILIYGYVVNIKTTHTAKGKRMQFGTFLDRDGHFFDTVMFPPVAAKISFRGSGIYAVYGKVVEEFDFCSIEVEDMRKMDYIQDPRYAEDNPQTMQRLDKQASLRDRRMGNGNGYRRLELPHENANIHQPGAGRKPGKVRE; from the coding sequence ATGTACCTGAATAACCACACCTATTATTCCATGCGATACGGCACCTTTGATGAAGAGGCGCTCATCGACCTTGCGATAAAAAGTGGGCTGGAAACCATTGTACTAACAGACATCAACAACACCAGCGCCTGTCTCAACTTTGTGCGCCTGCTGGAGAACAAGCCGCAAAAACCGGTAATAGGCATCGACTTTCGTAATGATCACCAGCAGTTGTATGTAGGACTTGCAAAAAACAACGCTGGCTTTCAAGAACTCAATGATTTTTTGTCACCGCACCTTCACGGGAAGACAGCCCTGCCAGAGGTAGCGCCTGCATTTGAAAATTGTTTTGTCATTTACCCACTGGAGAAAGTGGTAGCGTTGAGGAAAACTCGCTTTCGCGAAAGCGAATTCATAGGAGTCTCCATAACAAGCCTACGTAAACTACCCTTTACCGATTATCTCAAGTACAAGGATAAATTGGTGATCCTGCAGCCTGTTACGTTTAGAAACAAGAAGGATTTTAACGCACACCGATTGCTGCGCTGCATCGACCTGAACATTCTCTTGAGCCAGCTGCCCACACAACAACAAGGCACTGAAGCCGATAAAATGATTCCTGTTGATGAACTGGAAGCCCTGTTTAGCGAATATCCATTCATCATTGAAAACACCAAAAAACTGCTGGACCAGTGCAGCATAAGTTTTGATTACGACAAGTCGCAACTCAATGCCAACCAGAAGACCTACCACCGCGACGGTACACCAGAAGAAAACTCAATAGCAGATTTCAAACTGCTCCAGCAATTGGCTCAGGAAGGAATCCCATTGCGGTACGGCGCATCAACACCAGATATTGACGCACGCATTGAAAAGGAAATCACCACTGTGGTAAAAAAAGGATTTGTTGCCTATTTCCTGATCAACTGGCGCATTTGTCAATATGCTCGTGAGCAAGGTTATTTTTATGTAGGCCGTGGTAGTGGCGCTAACAGCATCCTTGCCTACCTATTGCAAATCACTGAGGTCGATCCCATTGAACTGGATCTATATTTTGAGCGGTTTATCAATGATTACCGTACCAGCCCACCAGATTTTGACCTTGATTTTTCATGGGACGATCGTGAGGACATGACCCGATTCATCTTTGAGGAATTCGGGAAGCGAGCTAATGTCGCGTTGCAGGGAACCTATGTCACTTTTCAATATCGCGCGGTACTGCGAGAATTGGGTAAAGTATTTGGGTTGCCACGAGCAGATATTGACATGCTCACCTCTGGAAGTTGGAATTTTGCGCTACTGGATCACATGCACCAGTTGGTGATCAGGTATTCCAAATATTTGATGGACATGCCCAACTATACCAGCATTCACGCTGGTGGTATTCTCATTACAGAGCGTCCCATTCACTATTACAGTGCCACCAACCTGCCGCCCAAAGGTTATCCTACCGTACAGTTTGACATGCATATTGCAGAGGATGCCGGCATCCATAAGTTTGACATCCTGGCACAGCGCGGTCTGGGAAAAATAAGGGACGCCATCCAGATCATTAAGAACAATCAGCCAGATGCTGTACTGGCAGATGTGCGTCGTGACGTGAAAAAGTTTATGAAGGACGAGAGCATCAACGCCATGATCTCACGCGCAAAATGCATAGGTTGTTTTTACATCGAGTCACCAGCGATGCGCATGCTTTTGAGTAAACTGGCCACCAATGATTACATAGGACTGGTCGCAGCCAGCTCTGTCATCAGGCCTGGCGTGGCGCAAAGTGGTATGATGCGCGAGTTTATCCTGCGCACGCGCTATCCAGAAAAGCGTGCCGAGGCACATCCCATCCTACAAAGTATCATGCCAGAAACCTATGGTATCATGGTCTATCAAGAAGACGTGATCAAGGTGGCTCACCATTATGCAAAGCTCGACCTGGGCGAGGCAGACGTGCTGCGACGCGGTATGAGCGGTAAATACCGTTCTCGAGAAGAGTTCCAAAAGGTGGAAGAAAAGTTTTATAAAAACTGTCGCAAAGAAGGTCACGATCCAGCAGAATCCCAAGAGATATGGAACCAGATCAAGAGTTTTGCTGGGTACGCTTTCGCGAAAGGTCACTCTGCCTCATACGCCGTGGAAAGCTACCAGAGTTTGTACTTAAAACGATATTTCCCGCTGGAGTACATGACCGCAACACTCAACAATGGTGGTGGTTTCTATAAACCAGAACTCTACGTACACGAGGCAAGAATGTGCGGCGCCACTATTGAAGCACCTTGCATCAATAACAGTGATGTGGCAAATGTGATCAAAGGGACCTCGATATACTTGGGTTACAGCTACATCAATGAACTGGAGAAAAAAGCAATGTTGTCCATTGTAGCATCCAGATGGCGAGATGGAGAATTTACATCGCTGGATGATTTTATCAATAGAGTCGCGATAAGCATAGACCAGATGAGTTTATTGATACGCATTGATGCCTTTAGGTTTACAGGAATAGATCGATATGAACTCTTGTGGCAAGCACATTTCAAGATGGATAAAACACCTAAAAAGGCGTTGCAAAAACAGCTGTTCGTGCCCAAGTTTAGACAAGCACATATTCCTAAATTGACGACCACACAACAAGAACTGGCTTTTGAGCAGATAGAACTTCTAGGGTTTCCCTTGTGTTCCCATTTTGACTTATTGGTAGATGAGCCGCGCAACAATCATACGTGCAAGGACCTATCGAGATATCTCAACAATAAAATCTTGATTTACGGCTATGTGGTAAACATCAAAACGACACATACGGCCAAAGGCAAGCGCATGCAGTTTGGGACCTTTCTGGATCGAGACGGTCATTTTTTCGATACCGTAATGTTTCCACCTGTGGCGGCAAAAATCAGCTTTCGCGGCAGCGGTATTTATGCAGTATATGGCAAAGTAGTTGAAGAGTTTGACTTCTGTTCCATAGAGGTTGAGGACATGAGAAAAATGGATTACATACAAGATCCACGGTATGCAGAGGATAATCCGCAAACCATGCAGCGGCTGGATAAACAGGCAAGCCTGCGCGATCGCCGCATGGGAAACGGCAATGGGTACCGTCGCTTGGAACTGCCGCATGAGAATGCAAACATTCATCAGCCTGGTGCTGGTCGCAAACCAGGTAAGGTTAGAGAATGA
- a CDS encoding TIGR03915 family putative DNA repair protein, giving the protein MNNVLTYDGSFNGFLTTVFTIYAHKIKSPIIQPESQVQNQLFGEAHTVITEHDKAERVLKKLQELTSKSDFYDLYRAFLSEIIGIENTLFEYCRTTFENNKAPSGDYGNSTVLKISQAAKMVGREKHRMEAFIRFHLIDGDVYYANCEPDFNVLPLISSHFKNRYADQKWIIYDLKRDFGISYDLEKVEEITIKFDDPIAKRGVTNKLAGQESRFRESENNYRDLWNQYFKSVNIESRKNMKLHLQHVPKRYWKYLSEKID; this is encoded by the coding sequence ATGAACAATGTCTTGACTTATGATGGCTCTTTCAATGGTTTTTTGACCACGGTTTTTACCATTTATGCCCACAAGATCAAAAGCCCCATCATCCAGCCAGAATCGCAGGTGCAGAATCAGCTGTTTGGTGAGGCACATACCGTAATTACAGAACACGACAAGGCAGAACGTGTTTTAAAAAAACTGCAGGAACTCACCAGCAAAAGCGATTTTTACGATCTCTATCGCGCCTTTTTAAGTGAGATCATTGGGATCGAGAATACGCTTTTTGAGTATTGCAGGACCACCTTTGAGAATAACAAAGCACCGTCTGGAGATTACGGGAACTCCACCGTTTTGAAAATTTCGCAAGCTGCCAAAATGGTAGGCCGCGAGAAGCACCGCATGGAAGCCTTCATACGCTTTCACCTGATTGACGGCGACGTGTATTATGCTAATTGCGAGCCAGATTTTAATGTGTTGCCGCTCATAAGCAGCCATTTTAAAAATAGATATGCAGATCAAAAATGGATCATTTACGATTTGAAGAGAGATTTTGGGATCTCGTATGACTTGGAAAAAGTAGAAGAGATCACCATAAAATTTGACGATCCTATAGCAAAAAGAGGCGTAACCAATAAGTTAGCTGGTCAGGAATCTCGCTTTCGCGAAAGCGAAAACAACTACCGTGATCTGTGGAATCAATATTTCAAGAGCGTCAACATAGAATCGCGCAAAAACATGAAACTGCACCTGCAACACGTCCCAAAACGATACTGGAAATACTTGAGTGAAAAAATAGACTGA